Genomic window (Rossellomorea aquimaris):
TGGTCGATTACATAAAAAATACTATTATATGATTGTTTCGTTCATCATCATCTTGATGTGGGCAGGTTTACTGGTGGATAACCCGGTGAATTCACGATTCGCGGTGCATGGAGTGATGATCGTGGTCATCTCTATTTGTCTATTGGTTTATCCGTGGTATGAGAATGCGTGGATGAGGTATATGACGGTCATTTCCTCGACCGGTTATTTTTACGCGTTATTTTACTTGTATCCGGAAACGTGGTCGGAGTTTCTTTTGCTCTGTTTTATTCCTGCCCTATCCATTCTCTTTTTTGACAAGTGGCTTTTTTATTTTTCCCTTGCGATCAATCTTACTTTCATTGCGTTTACATTCGGTTATATCGGATTCGTAGATAAAGGAGAAGAATATCCTTACATATACACAGATTTAGTAGGGAATGTTGTGAACTTCTTGGCCAGTCAGGTCCTGCTCTATTTTATCTTTCATTTAACGAATCTACGGATTCAGAAGCAGCGGGTTTACTATGAACAGGTGCAGCAGGCGGAGCGGATGAGAACGACAGGGCAACTGGCAGCGGCTGTCGCCCATGAAATCCGGAACCCCCTGACCGTCGTAAATGGATTTCTTCAATTTTATCTGGAAGACCCGGCATTCAGTCAAAGCCAGAAGCAGAATTTTGCCCTGATGATGAATGAACTCGATACGGCGGAGCATGTGATTTCCCAGTTCCTGTCCGTTTCAAAGCCCGATCAAGGGGAGAATGTGGACAACGTCGATGTTGAACTGGTTTTGCAAGATGTAACGGAACTCCTCAACATGTATGGTCTGTTGAACGATAACGGTATTGATCTAAACGTGGAAAAAGATTGTTATGTGGCGGCCAATTCCATTGAATTGAAGCAACTCCTTATCAATCTAATCAAAAATGCCATTGAAGCCTCCCGACATAGCGGGTCCGTTGAGGTAAAGGCTGCCAAAGTAAAAGGTAATGTCTGCATTCAGATTATAGACAGCGGCCGTGGAATGAGTCAGGAGGAAGTGAAGAACCTCGGGACTCCTTTCTACTCCTTAAAAAGTAAAGGAACCGGCCTGGGGCTTATGATTTGCTTCAACATCGTGGAGAAATACAACGGTGGCATACAGTTTGACAGCGAGCCGGGAAAAGGTACGACGGTTACACTTCGGTTTCCGCTGATTGAGGTTTAAGCTTAATAAAACGTGAAAACGTCCTGTTCCAATGGAGACAGGACGTTTTCACGTTTTAATGATGCTTTACCAGCTGAACCCTGTGGTATAAATTAATTTACAAAAATGTTAAAATATCCAAATTCCGTTTAGAAAGATACAATCGAGGTATATAACGAATGTACAAACGTACACACCACTTTTACTAAACTTAAGGAGGATTTTCATTATGGCAAACAGTAACAACAACAGCAACAATAATAGTAAAAACAGTAGCAACAACAATGACACCAACAGCAAAATGAGTTACGAAGAAGCAGGCCGTAAAGGCGGAGAAAAAACAGCCAGAACCCATGATAAAGAATTCTACCAAGAGATTGGTGAAAAGGGCGGAGAAGCAACCTCAGAAAACCATGACAAAAAATTCTATCAGGAAATCGGAGCAAAAGGTGGAAGTAATTCCAGCAACTCCAATAATTCCAGTGGTTCCAGTAACTCAAGCAACAAGAATAACTAGATAATATTTAGGGAGAGGGATCTTATGGTATATAGATCCCTCTTTTTAGGTTCTATCACCAGCTATGTATTATGAAAAGTAAAAGACCTGTTACACGAACAGGTCTTTTAGGTATGAATTCAAATCGTCAATCACAATGTTCTTGTTTGTTTTTATGAAGGGGCGGAGGGATTAACCAGCCTTTTTCTTTGTTTAATTTTAGTACTTTAGCCCCTAATTGAGCTTTTTGCATATGGAATTGTCCGAACATCATAGCCACATCTTCACGAATACATTGACCGATGGCCGTACTGCAAGCAACTAATCCTGCAGCAATATTAGTTGACAGTGCGGCAGAAATAGCAGGGTCCGGCATACGGGCACCTGTTGGAATGTCGTCTAGACATGCCTGTGGCGGTTCAGGAGGGGTAGGCGGTAAGCCGATTCCATTTTCTTTAAGCAGGGTTTCAATTTGTTTTGCCTCTTCCTGTCCGGCTTCTATTCCTTCTTTAAGTAACTTCTTAAGGTCTTCATCCCCAGCGTGGTTCAGTTGAAGCTGATAACCAGCAACCGCATTTTTAGCTGAGAATAAATAGTTCCATGTACTGAATACTTCACCATAATGCATTGGTTCGTCTTTTGGATTTCCACTTAAAATTCCCATAAACATCCTCCTAAAATTCATTTTGTGTGCCTCCTTCCTGCTTTGAATGCACAATTTTTATATTCTCCCAAAATGATGATTGAATTCATCCGAGTCAGGTGAAGGTAGCAGTGTGAGATTAAAAAGTATTGGATCATCGGAGAGAATGACACTTATGCTGAAGGATATTTATAAGGAACATTTCTAATTTAAGCAAGAAAAAAACAGCAAATGAAATTTGCTGTCGTGTATCAAGAATGGCTTTGAACTAACTTTTCGATAGCTGTTACCAATTCGTCTGTATCCCCCTGGAACATATGAAAATTAAGTGAGGATTGAAGTTTTGTACTTTGAATGCTGATGTCATCCTTTTGATTGAATTCAGCAGACCAATGGATTGCTGGAATCGATACGATAAATCGTTTGTCGGGAGTTTTATGGAGATAAACTTCAGCCAGTTTGTTTCCGGACAGATTTATTTTCTCATATGAGGTTATCATTACATCACTCATTTCAGTTTTTATATGCAGATAATGTAAGTATAACAGGATTAAACGGTGAAGGTGAAGTAAAGGAATGTTTGAAGTTGAGATTGGATTATAAAAAAAAGAATAGGGAAGATGGAGAACAAGAAGGCTGGGTCATGGTGACAGGTGGAGAAGTGTGTACACGATTGATGTATAAATTCAATCATTACTATTGGAATTATTTGTTGTCGGACCGTTGGCACATAAGATGGTGTTTTCTTTGCCATTCGATAAATCCAAGAGTTTGTATGTGATTCTGTTCACTTCCGTTATGGTGGTGTGGATGGTTTGCTTGATGTCTCTTTTGGGATTGGGAATGACGTATTTCTTTGATGACCCGGGAGAGAGTACATTAGTTGAAAACTACTTTTCGATTGCTTCTAAAAATTTCATCTTTGCTCTTCTTCTTCAGTTTGTCATCATGGGGTCGTTCATTCGCTTTGTCTTTGCTAAATTTGGTAAGGGGCAGAGGATGGCTGCATCGGTTCATTAATCCGGGTGCAGACTGACAAGTATAGAAGAAGCTTATCTGTCATCAGGTAAGCTTCTTTTTCAGGCCATACTATAAAACAAGACCTTATAGTGGTAAGCTATTGTTTTAGTGATAGGAAAATCTCAGGAGGTCGACACATGAACCTAAATAATAACGATATATTAATACGATTACGATATGCACTGGATATCAAAAATACAGAAATGGTAGAGATCTTCAAGCTTGGAGGCATTGGGCTCTCAAAGGAAGAAGTGCTGAAGGTGCTCACAAAAACACAGTACAGTGATGATTTCGAGGAAGAGATCATTGAGGATGAAGACCATATCCCATGTGATGATGAAATGTACGAGTCCTTTTTAAACGGCTTCATTACGTTTAAAAGAGGACCAAAACCGGGACAGACGGATCGACCGGAATTGACGTATGAACATGTGAATAATCTTCTTTTAAAGAAGGTAAAGATCGCACTCTCTTTAACAAGTGAGGATATGATCGAAATATTGGATCTGGCTGGAGTGGTGATCACAAAAGGCGAATTGGGAGCGATTATGAGAAGAGAAGGCCATAACAATTACAGAGTGTGCGGTGACCGGTATGCGCGGAATTTCTTAAAAGGGTTGGCCATCCGATACAGGGGATGACAAATGATCCATACTTATTCTGGTGAGACAATACAGTTTGAGATTAAATATAAGAATCGGACATCCATCGGGATTTACTTGGACAGTTTCGGAAACATTGAAGTCCATGCACCTAAAGGGACCCCGGATGAATCGGTGATCCGGCTGCTGGAGGATAAATGGGATGTGATCCTGGAGAAATCGAAGGAAATGAAGGATCGTCTGAATGGACCACAAGAGAAGACGTATCATCATGGGGAACCCTTTTTGTTTCTTGGGAACTCATTTCCCATACAGGTTCAACACGATCCATCGATCACACAGAATCATGTCACATTTGACGGACATACATTGCATATCAAAGTAAAAGAGCTTGAGGATGAACGGATCCAACAGACGTTAAAACGTTTTTACTACAAGCAGTGCAAAGCGATGGTAGAGAAAAGCATTGCGGTCCATCAACGTCACTTTAAAACCAAGCCCCGTTCCATCCGCATCTCAGACAGTCAAACGACCTGGGGAACCTGTGATGGGAGAAGACAGCTGACGTTCAACTGGAAGCTTGCCATGGCCCCCCGGGATGTCATCGACTACGTGGTCGTCCATGAAATGTGCCACATGGTCCACCTCAATCACGACCGGTCTTTCTGGCGACTTGTCGGGAGAATCGTGCCGGATTATAAAGAGAAAGAGCGGTGGCTGGCGTTGTCCAGTTGGAAGATGACGGTGTAAATGGGCAAGTCCTATACAAAAAAAGAAAGAAGTGAGGATATTGATTAAGTATACGTGTCTCCATCACGTGAGTCTTACGGTGACAGATCTGGAAAAAGCGAAAAATTTCTATGGGAAAACCTTATGTTTAAACGAAATCACGCGTCCCGATTTTGATTTTCCAGGTGCCTGGTATGAAATAGAGGGGCAGCAGCTCCACTTAATCGTCGACCCCTCGTCCCAGACCATCCGTCAGGATAAGCGCCTATCCAGCAGGGAAGGTCATTTTGCCCTAAGAGTGGAAAGCTACCATGATACTCTTACATGGTTGAAAAAGAACAAGGTTGAAATCCTTGAAAAACCTAACTCAAAAAGCGGATTCGCACAAATTTTCTGCGCCGATCCAGATGGTAATCTGATTGAACTTAATGTGGAACAAAAAGATCTATAAAACCAACAGGAGTGATGGACTTATGAAAAAGTCGCGCTCCTGTTGGTTTTATTTTTGAGATAGCGTATTTTATCAATATCGGTGGAAAAAATAATGATGTAATCAATTGATGATAATTCTTATTAATTGATAATA
Coding sequences:
- a CDS encoding HAMP domain-containing sensor histidine kinase codes for the protein MKEFHGRLHKKYYYMIVSFIIILMWAGLLVDNPVNSRFAVHGVMIVVISICLLVYPWYENAWMRYMTVISSTGYFYALFYLYPETWSEFLLLCFIPALSILFFDKWLFYFSLAINLTFIAFTFGYIGFVDKGEEYPYIYTDLVGNVVNFLASQVLLYFIFHLTNLRIQKQRVYYEQVQQAERMRTTGQLAAAVAHEIRNPLTVVNGFLQFYLEDPAFSQSQKQNFALMMNELDTAEHVISQFLSVSKPDQGENVDNVDVELVLQDVTELLNMYGLLNDNGIDLNVEKDCYVAANSIELKQLLINLIKNAIEASRHSGSVEVKAAKVKGNVCIQIIDSGRGMSQEEVKNLGTPFYSLKSKGTGLGLMICFNIVEKYNGGIQFDSEPGKGTTVTLRFPLIEV
- a CDS encoding general stress protein; its protein translation is MANSNNNSNNNSKNSSNNNDTNSKMSYEEAGRKGGEKTARTHDKEFYQEIGEKGGEATSENHDKKFYQEIGAKGGSNSSNSNNSSGSSNSSNKNN
- a CDS encoding DUF3231 family protein — its product is MGILSGNPKDEPMHYGEVFSTWNYLFSAKNAVAGYQLQLNHAGDEDLKKLLKEGIEAGQEEAKQIETLLKENGIGLPPTPPEPPQACLDDIPTGARMPDPAISAALSTNIAAGLVACSTAIGQCIREDVAMMFGQFHMQKAQLGAKVLKLNKEKGWLIPPPLHKNKQEHCD
- a CDS encoding YueH family protein, coding for MITSYEKINLSGNKLAEVYLHKTPDKRFIVSIPAIHWSAEFNQKDDISIQSTKLQSSLNFHMFQGDTDELVTAIEKLVQSHS
- a CDS encoding DUF1456 family protein; the protein is MNLNNNDILIRLRYALDIKNTEMVEIFKLGGIGLSKEEVLKVLTKTQYSDDFEEEIIEDEDHIPCDDEMYESFLNGFITFKRGPKPGQTDRPELTYEHVNNLLLKKVKIALSLTSEDMIEILDLAGVVITKGELGAIMRREGHNNYRVCGDRYARNFLKGLAIRYRG
- a CDS encoding SprT family zinc-dependent metalloprotease encodes the protein MIHTYSGETIQFEIKYKNRTSIGIYLDSFGNIEVHAPKGTPDESVIRLLEDKWDVILEKSKEMKDRLNGPQEKTYHHGEPFLFLGNSFPIQVQHDPSITQNHVTFDGHTLHIKVKELEDERIQQTLKRFYYKQCKAMVEKSIAVHQRHFKTKPRSIRISDSQTTWGTCDGRRQLTFNWKLAMAPRDVIDYVVVHEMCHMVHLNHDRSFWRLVGRIVPDYKEKERWLALSSWKMTV
- a CDS encoding VOC family protein, which produces MIKYTCLHHVSLTVTDLEKAKNFYGKTLCLNEITRPDFDFPGAWYEIEGQQLHLIVDPSSQTIRQDKRLSSREGHFALRVESYHDTLTWLKKNKVEILEKPNSKSGFAQIFCADPDGNLIELNVEQKDL